The nucleotide sequence TCGACAGATGGGTACCCGTGATCGCCAGGGCGCGGCTGCTAGCGATCCACTCGGCATCGACATCCTCGGCGGCAATCGCCATGTCCGCGCAATCCTTGCGGTAGAACAGCAGCGGGAAAGTATCGCGATCCTTGATCGCGAGAATGGCCAGCGCGGTAAAGCGATTCTTGTCCACCGGCATGTGCGAGGTATCGACCCCGGCACGCTGGAATTCCTCGACCACGAAGTTGCCGAACTGTTCGTTACCCACCCGGGTCAGCATGGCCGACTTCAGCCCGAGCCGCGCACTGCCATAGGCACAGTTGCCCGAGCTGCCGCCGAGATACTTGGCAAAGCTGGAGACATCCTCCAACCGAGCCCCAATCTGCTGGGCATAGAGATCGACCGCGGCCCGACCGAGGCAGATGACGTCGAGTGGCTTGTGGTTCATCGGCTTCTCCGAAATCCGGGAACGAGTATTTCAGAGCGTTCCTGAGTGGACTATTTATTCTAAATTCTGCCGAGATGGAATCCCGTTTTCAATGGTTTTGCGACTAAAGTCGGCGCTTTAACCTGCTGCCAAGCGATCATCGGGCCTATCGCCCAAAAAGCGTCCGCAAATGAACGCTGATAAACGCAAACAAAAACAACGCAGCAAAGGTCGATGACGCCTTTCGCGTTCGGCGCATGTCCACGTGGACGGGATAACCCGGCACGCTGGAAATTCGCGGGCGCTCATGGCCAGGCTGCCGGGCGCGCAATCAGCCATACAACATCGGCTTGGGGCCCAGTTCGATCGGGATCGTCTCGCCGCCCTCCTGCGCCTTTACACCCGCCTCGCAGCAGACCGCCGCGGCATAGCCATCCCAGGCACTCGGACCGTCCGGGGCCTCGCCGGCGCGCAGACGATTCACCCAGCCCTGGAACTCGGTATCGAAGGCCGCCGCGAAGCGCTGTTCGAAACCGGGCGTTACTTCCCCGCCCCAGCGGCCCGCCGAGCGGACGTACGCACCCTCGTCGTTACCGATATCGACGATGCCGCGCTCGAATACGGCCTCGGTGTGCACCTGGTAGCCGAACAACGCGTTGACGAAGATCTCGACATCGACCAGAACGCCCGACTCGGTACGCATGAGTATTTGCTGCGGATCCGATAGACGGCCGTTTGCGCTGGAAGTCGCCCGGCCCTTGCGTACCGAGATCTCGGTGATCTCTTCGCCGGTGAAATAACGCACACCGTCGATTTCATGGACCACCGAGTCGTAGATCATCAATGCGTCGGTGAAATTCGGCGGCGGGTCGGGATTGCGATGCCGGCAATGCAGCATGAGCGGCGTACCGAGCGAGCCGTCTTCAAAGAACGCACGCAGGCGCTGGTACCCGCTATCGTAGCGGCGCATGAAACCGACCTGGATCAGACGATGGCCCAGCCCGGCCTCGGTCTCCACGATCGCGCGCGCGGTGGTGGCATCGGCCGTCAACGGCTTCTCGCAGAATACCGGCAATCGCTTGCCGAGCGCGTCCATAAGCACGTCGTAGTGCAGCATGCCGGGCGTGGTGAGCACGAAGGCGTCGTACTCGCCGCTGGCAAGCGCAGCGTGCGGATCGTCCCAGATTTTCGCGTGGTCGCCAGCCAGGGCCGCCGCCGTGTTTGCGCGCTCGGCGTCGATATCGACCACGCCGGTGACATCCGCGCCGGCGATGCGATGGGTGAGGCGCTTGATATGGTCGGTGCCCATACGGCCGGTGCCGATGACGGCGATGCGCAGATTGTTTGCCATGAGGCGTCTCCTGAAGTTCCGTGGCGCGCTAGCCGATCTCGCTCATTACCACGGTGCGCCCCTCGGCGAGCGACTGGGTCGCGGCCGCCGCCAGACGCAACGACTGATAGCCGTCTTCGTGAGTCGCCTTGGGCGCGCTGCCGGCGCTCCAGGCGTCGTACAGATCGCCCAGTTCGCGGCCGTAGGCGATGCCGTAGCGTTCAAGGAAGAAGTGCTTCGGCGGCTCATCGAGCTGGCCAGCCTTGCCGGTGTAGCGCAGTCGGGTTTCGGTTTCGTTGACCGCCTGCAGCATGCCGTCGCTGCCAAAGGCCTCGATGCGCTGGTCGTAGCCGTAGGCCGTGCGGCGCGAATTCTGGATATGACACAACCGGCCCGACTCGGTGCTCAGCACCACCATGGCGGTGTCGATATCGCCGGCCTCGCCGATCGCCGGATCGACCATTACGCTGCCGCTGGCGAACACCGAAACAATGGACTCGTCGAGCAACCAGCGCGCCACGTCGAAATCGTGAATCATCATGTCGAAGAACAGCCCGCCGGAACCCTTGATGTAATCGATGGGCGGCGGCGCCGGATCGCGGCTGATGATGGTCAGCGTCTCCAGCCGGCCGATCCGGCCAGCGTCCATCGCTTGCTTGAGTGCGGCGAACTGCGGATCGTGGCGTCGATTGAATCCGAGCGCACAGGCCACCGGATTCGCGTTGACGACGTCGACTGCGGCTTTCGTGCGCTCGATATCCAGCGCGATGGGTTTTTCGCAGAGTACGGCCTTGCCCGCCCTGGCGGCTCGCTCGAGAAATTCGGCGTGGGTCGCGGTCGACGAGGCGATGAGCACGGCGTCGATCTGCGCGTCGTCGAAGATCGCGTCCACATCCACGCTTTGTGCACCGTAGGCTTGGGCGAGCGCATCCGCGGCCTCGGCCCGGATATCCGACACGTAGACGAGTGCGATCCGGGGATCGCGGTCGGCCGCGGCGGCGTGCACCTGGGCGATTCGCCCGGCGCCGATGATGGCCAGGTTCATGATCCGGTCGGGCATTAATGTTTCTCCAGTTCAACAAGGCGGGACGTGGTCGCCGATTCGATGCAGGCGTCCAGCACCCGCATATTGGCGAGCACGTTTTCGGGTGCGTAATCGGGGACACGTGTGTGCAGCACACAATCGGCGAAGTGGGCAATGCCGTTGGGGTATTGAAACGACGTCACCCGTTCGATGCTTGTATGGCCCTCGGCATCCACAATCTCGACCGGGCCGTCGCCGTCGACCTGCGGCACGAAGGCCTTGTTCACGCGAATCGTGCCGGCCGTGCCATAAACCTCGTAGGCATGCCGGGCCACGGCATCCATGCCGCAGTCGAAGCCGGCCTTGGCGCCGTTGTCGTAACCGAGCACGGCCGCCGCGGACATCTCCGCGTTCCGGGGCCCGGCAAAACGCGCGATCGTCGCGACCCGGTCCGGCTCGCCGAGCAGGCTGCGGATCGCGTGGATGCAGTAGCAGCCGAGATCGTAGAGGCTGCCACCGCCGGTCTCGAACGTGCCGTGGCGAAAGTCCGATAGGCTCTTTTCCAGATTGAATGTGAAATTGACGTGCACGCCGCGAACCTCACCGATCGCGCCGTCCGCAATCAATTCCCGCACACGCGCGTGCTGGGCATGGAACGGGTACATCATGGCTTCCATATACACCACGCCGGCCGCCTCACAGGCCGCGATCGCCTCGGCGGTCTGGGTCGCGTTCAGCGCGGCGGGCTTCTCGCACAGCACATGCTTGCCGGCGCGCGCCGCCTTGATTGCCCATTCGGTGTGGCGATCGTTGGGCAGCGGCAAATACACCGCGTCTACCGCCGGATCCGCCAGCAGTTCGTCGTAATCGCCGTATCCGGTCTCGAAGCCGAAGTGCTCGACCAGTTCACCCGGCACACCGCTGCGGCTGGCGAGCGCATACGCGCGGCTGTTCTCGGCCGCCAGGATCGCCGGGATCGTGTGCTCGCGGGCAATTTCGGCCGCCCCGAGCACGCCCCAGTTGATCGAAGCTCGGCTCATGGCTGACTCCTCGGAAACGATGACGCCCGATCAGAACGGATCAGGCCAGGCTTGTATAGAATTTATTTTCTATTTTTATTTTTTACAAACCTATTGTTTTATACTTTAGTCGAGCCACGGCGCTCGCACCGCTCATCAGCACCGGCTTCGCCCTTTACGGGCGCCGTGAATTCACTATTTTCGGTCGTCGATACCTTGGGTCGGCCAAATCTTCGGACATGTTTCCCGAGCGCGATGCGCACCGTTCCAGATGAGAAAAGTTGGCCGGCGCGCAACGCCAGGATCAGCCGACTGGCGTTCAATCCCCTTGCAGCCATGGAATTTTCATTCTAATTTGCGCCAAAAGGCATTGGCCAAACAGATCACCGAGGAGATACGTGATGAAGATAGGAATGGTTACCGACAGCGTCGCGAACATGGAGACGGACGCAATGCTCGACTACTGCGCCGAGCTCGGTGTCGACGCGATCGAACTCTGCGTCGGCAACTGGGGCGCGGCGGCGCATATCGGCGACGTGGACGCCCTGCTGGGC is from Salinisphaera sp. LB1 and encodes:
- a CDS encoding Gfo/Idh/MocA family protein, with protein sequence MANNLRIAVIGTGRMGTDHIKRLTHRIAGADVTGVVDIDAERANTAAALAGDHAKIWDDPHAALASGEYDAFVLTTPGMLHYDVLMDALGKRLPVFCEKPLTADATTARAIVETEAGLGHRLIQVGFMRRYDSGYQRLRAFFEDGSLGTPLMLHCRHRNPDPPPNFTDALMIYDSVVHEIDGVRYFTGEEITEISVRKGRATSSANGRLSDPQQILMRTESGVLVDVEIFVNALFGYQVHTEAVFERGIVDIGNDEGAYVRSAGRWGGEVTPGFEQRFAAAFDTEFQGWVNRLRAGEAPDGPSAWDGYAAAVCCEAGVKAQEGGETIPIELGPKPMLYG
- the iolG gene encoding inositol 2-dehydrogenase; translated protein: MPDRIMNLAIIGAGRIAQVHAAAADRDPRIALVYVSDIRAEAADALAQAYGAQSVDVDAIFDDAQIDAVLIASSTATHAEFLERAARAGKAVLCEKPIALDIERTKAAVDVVNANPVACALGFNRRHDPQFAALKQAMDAGRIGRLETLTIISRDPAPPPIDYIKGSGGLFFDMMIHDFDVARWLLDESIVSVFASGSVMVDPAIGEAGDIDTAMVVLSTESGRLCHIQNSRRTAYGYDQRIEAFGSDGMLQAVNETETRLRYTGKAGQLDEPPKHFFLERYGIAYGRELGDLYDAWSAGSAPKATHEDGYQSLRLAAAATQSLAEGRTVVMSEIG
- a CDS encoding Gfo/Idh/MocA family protein encodes the protein MSRASINWGVLGAAEIAREHTIPAILAAENSRAYALASRSGVPGELVEHFGFETGYGDYDELLADPAVDAVYLPLPNDRHTEWAIKAARAGKHVLCEKPAALNATQTAEAIAACEAAGVVYMEAMMYPFHAQHARVRELIADGAIGEVRGVHVNFTFNLEKSLSDFRHGTFETGGGSLYDLGCYCIHAIRSLLGEPDRVATIARFAGPRNAEMSAAAVLGYDNGAKAGFDCGMDAVARHAYEVYGTAGTIRVNKAFVPQVDGDGPVEIVDAEGHTSIERVTSFQYPNGIAHFADCVLHTRVPDYAPENVLANMRVLDACIESATTSRLVELEKH